The Primulina eburnea isolate SZY01 chromosome 12, ASM2296580v1, whole genome shotgun sequence genome includes the window caaaaacttgatcgagcaaaacttgcactatgaattccccaagaaaatatgattttgtatgctcaaaatgtaatcgcaagtgcacgatgtcaagtaatagtatagtgtatatgaatacgagtatcgttccactggagactgtatttaacaattattattttagttattaaaactttagcgacgaaatttgattgtttgttttatgactaataaaattcaagaaaatttaaataaacaagctcaaagattaaatgatgaaatatgaatgctaaatcaatggattaaatttcaaatgataaaagaatttgttgggaattctggttcacctaccccttattaattaattaattcgttcgattgtgttctacgcttccgacaggatttcctattcaattgaacacactctctcgagctatgccaaactaattcactcaatgaagtaattaaatgtctttaattatttatcaagaatgaaccgcatttcgattgatgaaatcccctagttttcgaccctaaggactatgactatcggcacgtatccaatttcatatgtctatgcaaattgtagatccgcagattatactactcgatcctatcactagttattccctcgaactcactcgtgatataaaattttcgtaaaagttagctacgctcaaacgacacaataaaaatcgtagtacaatcaagaataaagcacaacttaaaatataaattaatcaactaaaagtttggggtaggatcccctttaatcccaacaaatatgaaaagtttagctactagaattcataattaaaataagcaaaacaatgtttaacTAAGAGAAAATAAATTAGAAATACGAGGCGTGACGAAATCtacgaagaacgatgcccggaaatcgtcgattcttcaatccaagtgcaaaagcTCTCTCCCCAGCTCCTTGGCTCTCAAAAATATGTCTGCAATCATCTTCAAAAGTCGACCAATAGCCTTTCCATAGCAACCCCCATCCAAAATAAGGTAAGAAATCGCGtccaaaattttccaaaaataggcggcgctcgggcggtagaaaagtaccgctcgagcgccacactctctgtaagTTGCTGGACTTGTgcagcattcgcgctcgggcggtagaaatataccgctcgagcgccacactctctgtctTGGCCCTTTgtcttctcgcgcccgggcggtataaaagtaccgctcgggcgccaactttctgtaaCGATGGCTTCCGAAGACaccttctcgcgctcgggcggtagaaaatcaccgcccgagcgccaacgttCTGTCTTGTTTCCTCGGCTGGTCTTCTGTGGCGCCTGGGCGGTaaatttctaccgctcgggcgccaagtaTTCTGTCCAACTTCTTGGATTCCACATTTTGCTCTGCtttccgaccatttttcctgcagattcaCCACACACGAGTGAGACATGATAAAATGCCAatgattactctaaaatgaacaaaatgcagatgaaatgcatgcatgcacaatgcaaacacaactaaaactaatgcaataaacacgtaaaaacaccaCCTATCACTTGGGCAACATAGAGTCACCGCTGATACTTATTTTGTGTTGCCACTCGTTTCCTCGTGGCAACAAGTCCTTCTCATGGAAAGACTGCAGATCCTGGACAGATTTTTTTTCCAACTGATCATTCAGTTCTTGACCTAACTGATCTTATCATATATGTTAACTGATTATCAATTCGGTTGAGATTCTACAACAAATTTTGTTACTTTCAAAATTACTTCATTAATTATCTTATGCACTGAATATTAATTGAAAAGTTGGTTACAGGTAGTTCAATCGACTAAATTTCCATAtttattgttggaacatttcatgttcgcaatctcgattttgatgttaacaaaacttgttattgtgttactaatgattTTACCTTAGTGCGCAAAAACTGAAACCGATCAGAAtttgaactgatcagttatcgagccaaaactAAAGCTATCGAAGAATGCAAACTGAAAGTACCAAATGATTAATcgaactgaaccagttcaactgatgaataataaactagttcaactgattgtctagCTGACAGGTAGTTCagaagaagaccttcagaagcccggccagctgatgaagagttcaactgatgaaaagcccagctgaccagttcaactgaaagagtgaaatcagttcaactgacgagtcaactgatttcaccagcccaactgaagagcAGTTCAGATGACTAGTTTAGAGCATCAGTTAGAACCAATCAGttgcagaacacgacaagcttattctATGAAATCCAGATCTACGCAAGGGTACAAAAGCAATTGTACAGTCAAATGACAATAATAGACGTTGCATCAATGTTTAAAGCCTAAAAGTTCCAGAATGGCTGTCGGAAAGTACAGACACATGTTGAGTAACAGATTCAAAATGCAACAGATAtaataattgagtctcactaAACGATCAAGCTTAGCGCTTATAAATAGAAGATGAAGATCAGTGCAGACATATATATGAACGTGTAACGCCCGAAAAACCAAAcccacgcaaaccacatgcatgcaaaattgTTTTagttgcttaattgttttatttaatttattttaaatgcttgcatgatatttattagATGATTAAAGGTAtgcttgcatgattaaatgattatatgtcATGAAATTGAaagattttacccgaatattcgataatatgTAGGGGAAAGGAGacggggacgaccaagacaagaatatttatttttctctAAATTATTttcaaggcttcctaatatgattaaaaattatttaatttttctaaaaatgttggagttcgaattaCTTTATGAGTTGATCTTGATTTTTCCCGAGAAGCCAGTTTTGAGaaaacaaggagttttaaaagatcaaaaatattatttttgagaaactaattttataaacttttattatttaataaaataagagTTATTAagcccaatttaattattttaagtaGGCCCAGTTGCTCCTATTCCATTATAAAACAACTCAATCTGCACCCAGTCTTCGAAACCATGATTCGGGCACCTCCGCAACAACTCTTTATACCTTTCCCAAGCTTCATACAACTGCTCGAATCTGTCTGTCTAAACGTGCTGATCTCAATCTTTAATTGTGCAGTCTTCGCAGggggaaaatatttagaaaggaaCTTTGTCTGCCATGTCGTGATGCTCCCCAGTGGCAATGTttggagccatcctctagcTTGGTCTCTAAGAGAAAAATGAAACAAGCgcagtctaataatatcatcagaaacaccatttatttttaccgtgttCGTAATCTCcaagaatgttctgagatgtagataAGGATCTGCAGTAATGGCTCCCCCAaactggttctgttgaaccatgtttatcaatgctgGCTTAAGCTCGAAATTATTGGCGTTGATGGTTCCTCGAGCAATGCCAGAATAGTGcgtgttgatcactggtcggaagtgatctctgattGGTATAGCATCAGGCGGCATCTGTCGGTCGTTTTCTCTGTTATCAGCCATCACTTTGATTTCTTCCCTTCTcgcttttcttaatcttctcgcAGTTCGTTCGATCTCCGGATAAAAAATAAGCGAGTCTGGGTTTTGCGATCTTAGCATGCACTATCAAgcagaaaaaatgaaaaactcaatcaatttaaaataaaataaaaataaaagctctaaattaaaatctagactaatcgGTAACAttactgatataaattcaaatttgacactccccggaaacggcgccaaaaacttgttgcgtattttattgattgctcgcaagcgcaggacgtcaagttatagtaaaatgtatttgtgagtgcaagtgtcgatcccacgaggagtgtgtataaaaatgtatatcagtgctcgtaattaaaatagtctcaattttatttagaataatcaattaaaagGTTGGTTCGTTTAAACAGTTCAATTATGAATAAATAACCAATCAAATTACCGAATGGAGAAATATCAATgatagaaaatatctagaggaatgatttTACTAAGTTTCTACGATAATTCTTCGTGGTTGGATTTAATTTCATGAATTCCTGTTATTTAATGGCTAAGGATATTACatattttattccccctttcccaattgatgaataaattgtatcaatcaaacttcgattcaattattcctaataaaaatctaagtttgatagataaatgcaaaccatgttcttacctaagtctcgctaaagttatacgccttccgaacaatataaacattcaacgatgtgcctctaatgatctataatcctaatccctctcccgagttttagaattaatcagacaacacacaatttatagccagtaaattgcagttaaataaaataaagataacacaattaaacaaaacggaattcaatcataaaaatatccaggtcaaatcatcgtatagaCAAAGCTAGTCAACCTCTAGAATggaaatttagttcatcacgaaatccaagaaaACACAAGACATATTCATAGTTCTAGACATCGTTACGCAATAAACTAAAGAAAcgaaggaaaagataacaaatccgaagtgtcgtctccgtccccagatccgtttcttcgtatttgtggttgttcttcgcactctgaatctTCGTCTCGTGTATGCACTCCGTTTCTCTCGTCTTTTTCTTCCCAAGATGGTATTTTTTCGTGCGTTTTCTCTCCACTGCGGCTCTCCATTTTCAGACCTAGCTCACGGCTATTTATAAGTTTTCTGAACGCCGCGCGCGCGGTTGCGCGTGATGTCGCGCGGGGGCGCGCGCAATTCTGGTCGCTGGCTCTTTTCTGCGCACGCAGCCATTTCTCCCGTGTGGCTTGTTGTTGTGTGCGCGCGCTCGCGCGTAATGTGGCGCAGTGGCACGCACCTCTCGGGTCTTCATGTTGTATCTGTGTGCGCGTTCGCGCGAGACGTTGCGCGGTGGCGCGCAAGCTGCTGGTCTCTCGCCTACGTTCTTGCGCGCGCGGTTGCACGTGAAGTAGCGCGGCCGCGCGCGCACCTCTGCCAATCACCTTGCACATCatcgcgcgcggctgcgcgtgatctcgcgcgGGGGGTGCGCGCAAGGTTTTGTCCAATAATTGTTGGTTGTACACTTGTTTTCTTGGCTCACTTGGCTTCGTGTCCTCTTTTCCTCCATTCCTGAAAAGGcaatcaaaacaaaccaaaaacgcataattctgttcgaaacaagcataattcaaaatgaaatttaatataaattaagtgcaaatcttgcacttatcaactGCCCTTCTACAATCCTTTCAAGCATATCTCTCATGATACAGGCCGAATGATGGGTCGTGTGTCCAAGAGAATCCACGTCCCCACCTGCGATTTCCAAAATTACACAATATAGTAATTCAAAATAcataacaaaatattattacaagttaaatattttttattaataatgtgTGTCATATGGTGGGATGGTAGACCCTGGAGCACATCTCCACTCCAGCCTGCTTCTGACATAAATACTTTTTGCACTCTATCAGGGAAAAAAAGAGTAATTCTACACCAGATCCAAATATGCAATATCATTAATCATATAATTTAGACAATGGTCTCGCAAAGCGGTAAGATAAATTTGTGCACCTTTAATATGAGAAGATGTAGGTGTAAAACCCAACCAAGTTGCGCAGTGCTGTTGTAACATATGTTTGTGGTATGTAGTATCTACACCAGTGATGGGCATGTCATCAATAATCCATATCCAAATAAGTGCAACGTCCTGTAGGGTGATTGTTGCCTCATCAACTGTAAGGTGAAATGTGTGTGTCTCTTCACGCCATCTCTCAACTATGACTGTAAGCAAGTGATtatcataatttttaatatgAACACACTGAATGACACCATAGAAACACATGCGTGCTAGACATAGGCGGACATGGAAGTGAATCCCAACATTATGCAATCCCTAGAGACATTTTTTAGACCGACGTGGAGGTATGAATGCATCCAAGTTTTCATCGTGATATTATTTGAAATGTGTCTACCCCGCAAATACAACACATTATCCATATTTTCAGCCATCTTGCAAACAAAAAATCAAGATAtaacaaatattatatttttatcaacAAAATGTAATtacatatttgatattaaataaaattattttttttctcgactgtaaataataaaatttatatgatGAATTGATAAATATGATAAAGATGAATAATttagtttaaaaataattaataattctcAATACGTAAATAAGCTAattactttaaataattaagttatttTTACTAAAAAATATTAGTATATAGTATTTATGTAGTGGGATAATATTAtatgataataatattaaataatattatttaacgaataataaataaatactaaaaagAAATTtagttttgttattatttttacaataaGCAAATAATAATtggttaaataaaatttttaaataatatatgaaacaaataattattcaactttaaaaaatactaattttaaataatattaattaaagaatattagtttaaaatattattgtagTATGCCATATTATATCATACTAAAATAAACTAAAGAATTAAAAAAAGAACattaaaagaaatttaatattGTTATTGTAATTATCCTGTGCAAAATTTAATTCAAtcaatcaaattttaaaaaatgtgtattagataataatatattcaaaaatattatagaTATTAAAATTAATCTTATTTACAGAAAATAtgtatatttatgtttattcCTAATTATGATTGACAAATATAGTAAAagccatttttcaaaaaaaatgattattatatCTTATCTAAATATgctattttaaaattagtattgTTTGCTAAATATTTCGCAATACAacttttataattaaatatatatatcttttcaattgtaagatttttttaaatatcaaaaatatatatcaactgttttatacaaaaaaaaaaaacaaaggatCTCCAAAAAAAGTAAGAAAAttgttatatattaaaaaaatataagaattagtcatttaaataaaaatattataatggaAATTTAAACAAGtacattttataattttatgtactacaacataataaataattcattTACTAATAGTGTAGGAATTAAAATCACGGGTGATTGAGACATACATTGATATTGATTAatccaaaatattttaatcTAAGTCAAATTTTATTACATACATACAAAcaagaaaaaacaaaatttcTAAATATACGATTTCTACTCATATTGCAAAAAAATAATGatacataattaattatttgtcaAAAAATGCTAATTATTTTGTACAActaaaaaatttctaaataaaaatttgattGTTCTCATAGTAATATCAACattaaatacaaaaataatttgaatattatcaacaaaaataataacgTTACTTTTTAAAACTCGCTCGTATGAAATAAATGACAAAATCAACGAATAATATTATTACCTAACAATGTTAAATATTCTTATCAAAAAATAAcattataaaacaaaattatttcaataataataaaaataaaattaatacctGTCAAATacttcaaaaatacaatgatgctcgataaataaatatattaccAACGCAACGTCGGACTTCGGAAAAATCTAAAGCGGAGATAGGAAGAGTTCGCGCAAATGAATTTTTCATAATCGAAGTAGAATGCGTGCATTTAGAGGCTTCAAAAACTCCTATTTACCAATAATTCACGGATGGTGTAAGGGCTGTCACGGATTCACTGCCACAGATTTTGAATCCGCATATCAGcccctttttaaaaaaaaatttttaaaaaaatttgaatctgGAAGTTAATTCTCCGGATTGTACTCTTTCATAAGACTCCCAAATttgcaatattttaataaattttttttttaaatttatattatttaaaaaaaccaTTTAACTACATGGGACGAAATATATGTCGTGTGGTTTAAACTATTAGGTTTAAACTAATAGATATATAATATATGGGTAAGCTATTAAATTATataggattcatatatataACAAGAGAAATTAGTAAAATGGTTAGTATGAATTAACCTGAATTGGATTGTGGTTATCTAAATAGACAAAATTAAGTTTtagtatatttattaaaattggaTTGTGGTTACGCTGAATTTCCTAGCAAATTAAATCTTAGTATCTTGTTAAATATTCCTCCAAAAATATACTTTGGCCCAAGACTAAGACTTAATTTTGTCTATTTAGATAACCTAAATTGGATTGTGGTTACCCTGAAATCCTAGCAAATTTAGCTTCGAAAAACGGTTGTGTAATCATGTCGGTTAACTACCGGTTGGCACCTGAAAACCCTCTTCCCGCAGCCTACGAGGATGGTGTCAAGACCGTTATTTGGTCAAGGCAAGAATCTTTACTAGCAAAGAGTGAGTGGTGGGCTACTAACTGTAACATGAGTAAAAttgtttggcaaaaacttgtgtgatcggtctcacgggtcgtattcgtgagacagatctcttatttgggtcatccattaaagtattactttttatgttaagaataatactttttattgtggatatgggtagggttgacccgtctcacatgagacccactcaaattGTTTTGACCGGTGATACTTCATGTACAAATATAGCTCGGCAAACTGATATCAAGGGATTAATCCGAATACAGCTATTTTTTGGAGGAGAATCAAGGGCTCATTCTGAAAATTACATGATGCAGCCACCATGCTCTGCCCTCACATTGGCGGCATCAGACACTTATTGGCGGCTTTCTCTTCCATCTGGGGAGAATCGTGGCCTTACATGGTATAATCTGAAAAGAATATTTTATTCCTAATTaatctttttcttttatttaaattgaaaaataagagTTTTGCATTTTTAGACTAATTTGACTTGATCTAATAATAAGATTTATTTATATACTTGGTTGATCTAACCTAATCTTGGTATTTATCCCCTATGATTTGTTGTTGGTACTTATCTCTAAGATATaatattttagattttaatAGAGTCTAATTCCTAATAAACTCGTGTTTCCTTGATTGTAAGATTTTGTTCTTATGGTAAGATATATAGGTCAAGATATGAAGATCTATATATGGAATATTGAGAGAAGAACAAGACGACTTGGAGAGGACTTTTACACAGCTTCTGGAGTTTTTCTGGACATGCACGAGTTCAGTATTAGAGATTTTCATGTTGAAGAATTAGAGTGATTGAATCACGTTTATGCCATGTTCCTGATTGGTGTTGAAGACACATGAAGAACAATACTGAGGCAGAGTATTGATCGAAGAGTGTtattgtaaggaccgtgtatcgtattatcttAAATCttatgtgattatcgataatctaTGGAATTGGcatgtgattatgtatatgatgtatatcatgacaatgaaaatgagaaaataagTGTTAATAATGAAATATAGTACTAGATATTGATTTATTAACATAATTGAAGTTGTAAGAGCTTGAGTGGAGAACCGGACGCCGATATAATAAAAAACCAACAtattgtacagaacatgtggcgcctgagcggtagaaaatgaccgcccgagcgccaatgtagcACAAATTTGTGCTCGGGCAGAACTtgccgcgcccgagcgatagtttttgaccgcccgagtgtGGTGTAAGTTAAACTCGGGGGCAGTACATCTCACGCTCGTGcacgagaattctaccgcccgagcgccaaagcaGTGGAAGATAAGAATGAGCTTCGTTCCTTTCTTTCTTCATTTGATTTCAACAGTTTTACGAGAGACACGAGAGAAACTTTATTTCTTTCGTCCGAATCGACTTGGAAACATTGtccaaacgcgaaacaaattatatatccgGAATCTTCGCGTGGAGAGATTTCTATTGGGGTAAGTTTCTTCTAATTCCAGCAGCTCTAAATAtgaaagtgctggaatagcaagTATTTAAAGTTGAAATtcctatatataataaaataaccgacaagaaactcatattctAAGTCGGAActgaattatgttatgatttggatttgatataaatttttgaagtttcaattgatatttgaaactcatattaatgattttcaattatgttattgattggaatgagtatgttattgatgtagataaagtattataccgatatcttcaagctacatcaatttgaacgaagaattgaggtatgttacGACCAGATAACATACGAAAggtatttttattatatgatatatgttggattggtTTGATTGATTGTAATGagaatacatgtctatatgtcttatttgttgagtttatgtgacatacatgacattgtgatttgaatatggatgtataaaataaatgttttgttaacacacatcatttgatgcatacatcgatacatgacatgcacgttgagctatgatccttggataccatgatatgatttgaatggattccggggtttgtgaacacaatgctatgtttggtatCACATGAaccttaaaacatagacatttgtggccccgacgattgattgagatttgagatttgatggcgcttcgtcgacgctatcatacaaGTATCCCCGGTGttccagctcgagcattgatttgatagcgattcgtttgattctgacatgtgctcagtggctgggcatttgacctgatacctccacgacatacatgcattgcataccatatatcattgtttagatacttgtggtgtatatgatggttgttccatacggagctttgctcacccccaaggggggctgttgttgtctttgtgtgtggacaatggcaagTACTCTAGGATATCAGGaggccggagagggtacttctggagggagtcacagtttgggatgaggttttatgttttgtttcccagtatatatgtatatgtatctatataccgggacatgtcccgaggatatgagttgtttgtacgtgattggttttgattatgtgtgggcgtgttttatgatatgaaattaaatactatttttagtattcaaattatagaagagatattttgggctcatcgtaaagaaaatttaaactcgttttccgctgtaattaattaatcctaatcagattgtgttgtaataacgattaggagctaagggccccacagttATTCTTTTGTTTTTAAGCAACTTCGGTTTATGCATCTATTATTTACTTTAATTTTTTGACGCATTTTATTTCCTTGGAGTGTCAAAGAATTTGGTTTTCCTATATTCATTAGTATTGTTTTGGTATAAACGGtttacatatttttctagtgaattttttcCATGAGACAttgtacttgtgcataatttaaatatGGTATCTAGTTATTCAAATTATACTTGTGTCAATAATTAATTTTCGCTGCATGTTGTGCGCTAATGTTTACAACACAAGAGCACAACACTAACTTGTGATATACACAATATATTAATTTCCTGTATGTTTATGATCAACAGccttttcaagtggtatcagagcttataTTTGATATACTAAGTGATTGATTCTGGTTTACTGctgtttttacaagaaattcaacTATAGCTAAATGAACACAGTGTCTTCAAGTGCTGCCTTTAGACCACTAGTCTGGAATGGATTGAATTGTGCGTTTTGGGAAGTTAAGATGAGGATGTACATAAAATCCA containing:
- the LOC140806743 gene encoding probable carboxylesterase 6, encoding CGYPEILANLASKNGCVIMSVNYRLAPENPLPAAYEDGVKTVIWSRQESLLAKTRQTDIKGLIRIQLFFGGESRAHSENYMMQPPCSALTLAASDTYWRLSLPSGENRGLTWYNLKRIFYS